One genomic region from Halorussus rarus encodes:
- a CDS encoding DUF3796 domain-containing protein, with protein sequence MSEPVSGGAREDGATNDRSWMLGFLGLLGFVGFQAFETGEPLTLFYFGFFGFLGFFRYFREELKFLGLLGVLGVVVALLGLTGVIPV encoded by the coding sequence ATGAGCGAACCAGTCAGCGGCGGCGCCCGCGAGGACGGAGCGACGAACGACCGGTCGTGGATGCTGGGATTCCTGGGGCTCCTCGGATTCGTGGGGTTCCAGGCGTTCGAGACGGGGGAGCCGCTGACGCTGTTCTACTTCGGCTTCTTCGGCTTCCTCGGGTTCTTCCGGTACTTCCGGGAGGAGCTGAAGTTCCTCGGTCTGCTCGGAGTCCTCGGCGTCGTCGTGGCGCTGCTCGGCCTGACGGGCGTCATCCCGGTCTGA
- a CDS encoding acyltransferase, which translates to MASADARSDRDDRLAARLGDDCEVSPDATVGHRHSEDATPPVLGDRATVRSGSIVYADVEIGDDFTTGHDVLVREDTTIGDDVVLGTDTVVDGTTTIGSHVSVQTGVYVPTNTTIGSEVFVGPRAVLTNDPYPIREDVDLEGPTLEDHVSVGANATLLPGVTVGEGSFVAAGAVVTEDVPSETLAVGAPAEHRELPDELAGGNRIE; encoded by the coding sequence GTGGCTAGCGCCGACGCCCGATCCGACCGGGACGACCGGCTCGCCGCCAGGCTCGGCGACGACTGCGAGGTCTCGCCCGACGCCACTGTCGGCCACCGCCACAGCGAGGACGCCACCCCGCCCGTGCTTGGCGACCGCGCGACGGTCCGCTCGGGCAGCATCGTCTACGCCGACGTCGAGATCGGCGACGACTTCACCACCGGTCACGACGTGCTCGTGCGCGAAGACACCACTATCGGCGACGACGTGGTGCTGGGCACCGACACGGTCGTCGACGGGACGACCACCATCGGCTCGCACGTCAGCGTCCAGACCGGCGTCTACGTCCCGACGAACACCACCATCGGCAGCGAGGTGTTCGTCGGCCCGCGGGCGGTGCTGACCAACGACCCCTATCCCATACGAGAGGACGTGGACCTGGAGGGGCCGACCCTCGAGGACCACGTCTCGGTCGGCGCGAACGCCACCCTGCTGCCCGGCGTGACCGTCGGCGAGGGGTCGTTCGTCGCGGCCGGCGCGGTCGTGACCGAGGACGTGCCCTCCGAGACGCTGGCGGTGGGCGCGCCCGCCGAGCACCGGGAGCTCCCCGACGAACTGGCGGGAGGGAACCGCATCGAATGA
- a CDS encoding alkaline phosphatase family protein, producing MADRPQTSMETLLVGLDAGCRSVLEPLFESGAVPNLESLFETGAAGPLESQVPPWTPSAWPSLYTGVNPGKHGVFGFLAFDGYDWDVVNASRVRERTLWELLDERGKSSVVVNAPVTHPPREFDGAVVPGYTAPEDPDCHPDGLLDDVRDEIGDYRVYAPRDADGAEKVEWYERLVAMRGEAFRYLADRFDPAFGFVQFQQTDTVFHEFPGDDAKVRTVYEAVDRQVGEILDRCDPDTVVVASDHGMGEYAGHEFRPNELLRERGLVETTTEGEGMPTWSTIADNQLQDGETGKAEADDDRTPLERAVAGLASVGVTSQRIRAALDAVGLAEFVAERVPTDVARAGSEQVDFPASRAYMRDRIELGVRVNLKGREPDGVVPESRYDRLCEDLVDLLSGAETPDGEPVFERVARREEVFSGPYVEEAPDVITIPREYDEFLSTRVGDGRFAPPSEPYNHKRDGIVAVSGAGVDPTADLSDAHLFDVAPTVLATMGVPAADRMDGSVLPAVGAVGTESYPAFDAGGEVATDDDDVEARLADLGYLE from the coding sequence ATGGCTGACCGCCCGCAGACCAGCATGGAGACCCTCTTGGTCGGGTTGGACGCGGGGTGTCGGTCGGTCCTCGAACCCCTCTTCGAGTCCGGCGCGGTGCCGAATCTGGAGTCGCTGTTCGAGACCGGCGCGGCCGGCCCGCTGGAGTCCCAGGTGCCGCCCTGGACCCCCAGCGCGTGGCCGTCGCTGTACACCGGCGTCAACCCGGGCAAGCACGGCGTGTTCGGCTTCCTGGCGTTCGACGGCTACGACTGGGACGTGGTGAACGCGAGCCGCGTCCGCGAGCGGACCCTCTGGGAGCTGCTCGACGAGCGCGGCAAGTCGAGCGTCGTGGTCAACGCGCCGGTGACCCACCCGCCCCGCGAGTTCGACGGCGCGGTGGTGCCGGGCTACACCGCGCCCGAGGACCCCGACTGCCACCCCGACGGCCTGCTCGACGACGTCCGCGACGAGATCGGCGACTACCGCGTGTACGCACCCCGGGACGCCGACGGCGCCGAGAAGGTAGAGTGGTACGAGCGACTCGTCGCGATGCGGGGCGAGGCGTTCCGCTACCTCGCCGACCGGTTCGACCCCGCGTTCGGCTTCGTCCAGTTCCAGCAGACCGACACCGTCTTCCACGAGTTCCCCGGCGACGACGCGAAGGTCCGGACCGTCTACGAGGCGGTCGACCGCCAGGTCGGCGAGATACTGGACCGGTGCGACCCCGACACCGTGGTCGTCGCCAGCGACCACGGGATGGGCGAGTACGCCGGCCACGAGTTCCGGCCCAACGAGCTCCTGCGCGAGCGCGGCCTGGTCGAGACCACGACCGAGGGCGAGGGGATGCCCACCTGGTCGACCATCGCCGACAACCAGTTGCAGGACGGCGAGACCGGGAAGGCCGAGGCCGACGACGACCGGACCCCGCTCGAGCGCGCCGTGGCCGGCCTCGCGAGCGTCGGCGTCACCAGCCAGCGCATCCGGGCCGCGCTCGACGCGGTCGGCCTCGCGGAGTTCGTGGCCGAGCGCGTCCCGACCGACGTGGCCCGGGCCGGCTCCGAGCAGGTCGACTTCCCGGCCTCGCGGGCCTACATGCGCGACCGCATCGAGCTCGGCGTCCGCGTGAACCTCAAGGGCCGCGAGCCCGACGGCGTGGTGCCCGAAAGCCGGTACGACCGGCTCTGCGAGGATCTCGTCGACCTGCTCTCGGGCGCCGAGACCCCCGACGGCGAGCCGGTGTTCGAGCGGGTGGCCCGGCGCGAGGAGGTGTTCTCCGGTCCCTACGTCGAGGAGGCGCCCGACGTCATCACGATCCCGCGCGAGTACGACGAGTTCCTCTCGACCCGCGTCGGCGACGGGCGGTTCGCCCCGCCGAGCGAGCCCTACAACCACAAGCGCGACGGGATCGTGGCGGTGTCGGGCGCCGGCGTCGACCCGACCGCGGACCTCTCGGACGCCCACCTCTTCGACGTGGCCCCCACGGTGCTGGCGACGATGGGCGTCCCGGCGGCCGACCGGATGGACGGGTCGGTGCTCCCCGCGGTCGGGGCGGTCGGCACGGAATCGTACCCCGCGTTCGACGCGGGCGGAGAAGTCGCGACCGACGACGACGACGTCGAGGCGCGGCTCGCGGACCTCGGGTACCTCGAATAA
- a CDS encoding nucleotide sugar dehydrogenase: protein MSLREAVHLYGSDAVAADQREAFRSGRVPVAVYGLGKMGLPLAAVYADVSGNVVGADVDPGVVETVNAGDCHVKREPGLPELVAETVADGALEATEDPAAAADRAAVHVVLVPTPITDDHEADLSILRSVAEDVGTGLDPGDQVIIECTVPPRTCSDLLEPMLAEAAGHDEFGLAFCPERTASGRALKDIRGAYPKVVGGVDDESTRVAELIYGEITDNDVLAVSDATTAEAVKVFEGLYRDVNIALANELATLTDELGVDVNEAIETANTQPFCELHAPGPGVGGHCIPYYPYFVINGFDTDSPLLETAREVNDAMPEFAVETLTRELDAAGTDPADATVAVLGLTYRPGVEETRATPAGPIAERLTELDAEVLAVDPMLDGADGFAAEMVPQEELYDRNLDGAVLVTPHEEFDGIEWERFDPLAVVDGRQSLDLDHTDHRVYTIGSG, encoded by the coding sequence GTGAGCCTGCGGGAGGCAGTCCACCTCTACGGCAGCGACGCCGTCGCGGCCGACCAGCGCGAGGCGTTCCGCTCCGGTCGGGTCCCGGTCGCTGTGTACGGCCTCGGCAAGATGGGGCTGCCCCTTGCCGCGGTGTACGCCGACGTCTCGGGCAACGTGGTCGGCGCCGACGTCGACCCCGGCGTGGTCGAGACGGTCAACGCCGGCGACTGCCACGTCAAGCGCGAGCCCGGTCTACCGGAGCTCGTGGCCGAGACGGTCGCGGACGGCGCGCTCGAGGCCACCGAGGACCCGGCGGCCGCGGCCGACCGGGCCGCGGTCCACGTCGTCCTCGTGCCGACGCCAATCACCGACGACCACGAGGCAGACCTCTCCATCCTCCGGTCGGTCGCCGAGGACGTCGGAACGGGCCTCGACCCCGGCGACCAGGTCATCATCGAGTGCACGGTCCCTCCGCGGACCTGCTCGGACCTGCTCGAACCGATGCTCGCCGAGGCGGCGGGCCACGACGAGTTCGGGCTGGCGTTCTGCCCCGAGCGGACCGCCAGCGGCCGGGCGCTCAAGGACATCCGGGGCGCCTACCCCAAGGTGGTCGGCGGCGTCGACGACGAGAGCACCCGGGTCGCCGAGCTGATCTACGGCGAGATCACCGACAACGACGTACTGGCGGTCTCGGACGCCACCACCGCTGAGGCGGTCAAGGTGTTCGAGGGGCTGTACCGCGACGTCAACATCGCGCTGGCCAACGAGCTCGCCACGCTGACCGACGAGCTGGGCGTCGACGTCAACGAGGCCATCGAGACGGCCAACACCCAGCCGTTCTGCGAGCTCCACGCGCCCGGACCGGGCGTGGGCGGCCACTGCATCCCCTACTACCCGTACTTCGTCATCAACGGGTTCGACACCGACTCGCCGCTGCTGGAGACCGCCCGCGAGGTCAACGACGCGATGCCCGAGTTCGCGGTCGAGACGCTGACCCGGGAGCTCGACGCCGCGGGGACCGACCCCGCCGACGCCACCGTGGCGGTCCTGGGCCTGACCTACCGGCCCGGCGTCGAGGAGACCCGCGCGACGCCCGCCGGCCCCATCGCCGAGCGACTGACCGAGTTGGACGCGGAGGTGCTCGCGGTCGACCCCATGCTCGACGGCGCCGACGGGTTCGCGGCCGAGATGGTACCGCAGGAGGAGCTATACGACCGCAACCTCGACGGCGCCGTGCTGGTGACGCCCCACGAAGAGTTCGACGGCATCGAGTGGGAGCGGTTCGACCCGCTGGCGGTCGTCGACGGCCGCCAGAGCCTCGACCTCGACCACACCGACCACCGAGTGTACACCATCGGGAGCGGATAA
- a CDS encoding DUF7344 domain-containing protein produces MSRADQLSQDEVFEVLKSPRRRYALYYLRQEGGESELSDLTEQVAAWENETTPSALSTEQRKRVYISLYQTHLPKLDEANIVEYDRDAGVIRLGDRASDLDLYLGDVSREEFPWDRYYLGLVAVSSLLVAAVWLEIPPFGAIPGLVLATAILAVFGVSAVVHYVSYRRGGDVGTPPELHRANGQEN; encoded by the coding sequence ATGTCTCGCGCTGACCAGCTCTCTCAGGACGAGGTGTTCGAGGTCCTGAAGAGCCCACGACGCCGGTACGCGCTGTACTACCTCCGCCAGGAGGGCGGTGAGTCCGAACTCTCGGACCTGACCGAGCAGGTCGCGGCGTGGGAGAACGAGACCACGCCCTCGGCCCTCTCGACCGAGCAGCGCAAGCGCGTGTACATCTCCCTCTACCAGACTCACCTTCCCAAGCTCGACGAGGCGAACATCGTCGAGTACGACCGCGACGCCGGCGTCATCCGGCTCGGCGACCGGGCGTCGGACCTCGACCTCTATCTGGGCGACGTCTCCCGCGAGGAGTTCCCGTGGGACCGGTACTACCTCGGGCTGGTCGCGGTGAGCTCGCTCCTGGTCGCGGCGGTGTGGCTCGAGATCCCGCCGTTCGGGGCCATCCCTGGACTCGTGCTCGCGACCGCCATCCTCGCGGTGTTCGGCGTCTCGGCGGTCGTCCACTACGTGTCGTACAGGCGCGGCGGCGACGTCGGCACGCCGCCCGAGCTCCACCGCGCGAACGGCCAGGAGAACTAG
- a CDS encoding Gfo/Idh/MocA family protein → MNAEHPDATNAAVIGVGNMGRHHARVYGELPGVNLVGVFDVDDERAREVAEDNGTVAMEMDALLEAADVASVVVPTRYHADIARDCIDNDVDVLVEKPFVDDPEVGRELLDRADEAGVTIQVGHVERFNPAVRALADIVADLDIIAVEAHRLGPPPEGRGVDESAVLDLMIHDVDVVLAMLGERPENVTARGAKNNQYATATLEFGDGTVASLTASRVTQQRVRTLSITAEDCRVNVDYIDRSVEIHRHSLPEYIEDNGDVRYRHESIVERPTVETGEPLKNELESFVNAATSDAEPVVSGEDGLRVLEVVRRIDEVAGEERPEPEVTAQ, encoded by the coding sequence ATGAACGCTGAGCACCCCGACGCGACGAACGCCGCCGTCATCGGCGTCGGCAACATGGGTCGTCACCACGCGCGAGTGTACGGAGAACTGCCGGGCGTGAATCTGGTCGGCGTCTTCGACGTCGACGACGAGCGGGCCCGGGAGGTCGCCGAGGACAACGGCACCGTCGCGATGGAGATGGACGCGCTCCTGGAGGCCGCCGACGTGGCCTCCGTCGTGGTGCCGACCCGGTACCACGCCGACATCGCGCGCGACTGCATCGACAACGACGTCGACGTGCTGGTCGAGAAGCCGTTCGTCGACGACCCCGAGGTCGGTCGGGAACTGCTCGACCGGGCCGACGAGGCCGGCGTGACGATCCAGGTCGGCCACGTCGAGCGGTTCAACCCCGCGGTCCGGGCGCTGGCCGACATCGTGGCCGACCTCGACATCATCGCGGTCGAGGCCCACCGGCTCGGTCCGCCGCCCGAGGGCCGCGGGGTCGACGAGAGCGCGGTGCTCGACCTGATGATCCACGACGTCGACGTGGTGCTGGCGATGCTGGGCGAGCGTCCCGAGAACGTCACCGCCAGGGGCGCGAAGAACAACCAGTACGCCACCGCCACGCTGGAGTTCGGCGACGGGACGGTTGCCTCGCTCACCGCGAGCCGGGTGACCCAGCAGCGGGTCCGTACCCTCTCGATCACCGCCGAGGACTGCCGGGTCAACGTCGACTACATCGACCGGTCGGTCGAGATCCACCGCCACTCGCTGCCCGAGTACATCGAGGACAACGGCGACGTGCGCTACCGCCACGAGAGCATCGTCGAGCGCCCGACCGTCGAGACGGGCGAGCCGCTCAAGAACGAACTCGAGTCGTTCGTCAACGCGGCCACCTCCGACGCCGAGCCGGTGGTCTCTGGCGAGGACGGCCTCCGGGTGCTAGAGGTGGTGCGCCGGATCGACGAGGTCGCGGGCGAGGAGCGACCCGAACCCGAGGTGACCGCGCAGTGA
- a CDS encoding right-handed parallel beta-helix repeat-containing protein: protein MTDDESSLTRRDALRAAGATVGAGALAGCGGPDPGTTRETTSGATPTTSPGTESTTTGTEPTTRSANDLVDPTDYETVVDVAEAGADTDGEELINPVVEEHVGDDTLLYFPTGRYLLGGWRVTDYRNLAVVGDDATLVAPPDVNYWLMWGGLEDLLFAGFTIDCRGENVAPIAHVGVTRGDNVVRDVTVRGHRYAPKTAFEVEVTDPDGSLLFDGLSLPDGSTTGHSVYVFPESVGELTFRDCRIEHWKEGLYAAYHRGPLRIEGGYYANNGIEQVRVGGGTEGAVVKDVTIRVDNPRQAQNKPNMRGIWAEEGAHVRIENCDIAITDLTGTYSSGGIVVEKQFGEAVVENTRVRTDVEAYALSVRDPIDSMEGQTVPSLDSLPERTRFSASNLRIEGAATSGTAIRVNRRDDCTFENICVQHPKGDRDGLLVAEADGCSVSDSTIDVSGDAVVVDEATVKTERLRRNGSC from the coding sequence GTGACCGACGACGAGAGCTCGCTGACGCGGCGCGACGCCCTCCGGGCCGCCGGGGCGACCGTGGGCGCCGGGGCGCTCGCGGGGTGTGGCGGTCCCGATCCGGGGACCACCCGCGAGACGACCTCCGGCGCGACCCCGACGACCTCGCCCGGCACCGAGTCGACGACGACCGGCACCGAACCGACGACCCGGTCGGCGAACGACCTGGTCGACCCGACCGACTACGAGACGGTCGTCGACGTCGCCGAGGCCGGCGCCGACACCGACGGCGAGGAGCTGATAAACCCGGTCGTCGAGGAGCACGTCGGCGACGACACCCTGCTGTACTTCCCGACCGGGCGGTACCTGCTCGGCGGTTGGCGGGTGACCGACTACCGGAACCTCGCGGTCGTCGGCGACGACGCCACCCTGGTCGCGCCGCCCGACGTGAACTACTGGCTGATGTGGGGCGGCCTCGAGGACCTGCTGTTCGCCGGGTTCACCATCGACTGCCGCGGCGAGAACGTCGCACCCATCGCCCACGTCGGCGTGACGCGGGGCGACAACGTCGTTCGGGACGTGACCGTGCGGGGGCACCGATACGCGCCGAAGACGGCCTTCGAGGTGGAGGTCACCGACCCCGACGGGTCGCTGCTGTTCGACGGGCTCTCGCTGCCCGACGGGTCGACGACCGGCCACTCGGTGTACGTCTTCCCCGAGAGCGTCGGCGAACTGACGTTCAGGGACTGCCGGATCGAGCACTGGAAGGAGGGGCTGTACGCCGCCTACCACCGCGGCCCGCTCCGCATCGAGGGCGGCTACTACGCCAACAACGGCATCGAGCAGGTCCGGGTCGGCGGCGGCACCGAGGGCGCGGTCGTCAAGGACGTGACGATCCGCGTCGACAACCCGCGCCAGGCCCAGAACAAGCCAAACATGCGGGGCATCTGGGCCGAGGAGGGCGCCCACGTCCGGATCGAGAACTGCGACATCGCCATCACCGACCTCACGGGCACCTACTCCTCGGGCGGCATCGTCGTCGAGAAGCAGTTCGGCGAGGCGGTCGTGGAGAACACCCGCGTCCGGACCGACGTCGAGGCCTACGCGCTCAGCGTCCGGGACCCCATCGACAGCATGGAGGGCCAGACCGTCCCGAGCCTGGACAGTCTCCCGGAACGGACCCGGTTCAGCGCGAGCAACCTCCGCATCGAGGGGGCCGCGACGTCCGGCACCGCGATCCGGGTCAACCGCCGGGACGACTGCACGTTCGAGAACATCTGCGTCCAGCACCCGAAGGGCGACCGCGACGGGCTCCTCGTGGCCGAGGCCGACGGGTGTTCGGTCAGCGACTCCACCATCGACGTGAGCGGCGATGCCGTCGTCGTCGACGAGGCGACGGTGAAGACCGAGCGACTCCGGCGGAACGGCTCCTGCTAG
- a CDS encoding DegT/DnrJ/EryC1/StrS family aminotransferase, protein MSDVPIADPELGEREIARVREVMESGRIADGPEVREFEREFAAFCGADRGVATSNGTTALHAAFEALGVGPGDKVVTTPYSFVASANAVRLAGAEPVFADVDPDTFNLDPDAVEAVVREDDDVAAVMPVHLYGLAADMDRLLDIADDYGLAVLEDACQAHGAEFRGRRVGSLGDAACFSMYPTKNMTTGEGGMITTDRADVAERAESFVNHGRPPEGGYEHVRLGHNFRMTSLAAAIGRVQLDRLADYNAARRSNAAYLTDALAEADVVTPTEPDDRRHVYHQYTVLTDDRDGLADYLDDAGVSTGVYYPTPIHEQPAYEGVDRDAPVAERTADRALSLPVHPNVTEQDLRTIASTIREYER, encoded by the coding sequence ATGAGCGACGTTCCCATCGCCGACCCCGAGCTGGGCGAGCGGGAGATCGCCCGGGTCCGCGAGGTCATGGAGTCGGGCCGCATCGCCGACGGCCCGGAGGTCCGGGAGTTCGAGCGGGAGTTCGCGGCGTTCTGCGGGGCGGACCGCGGAGTCGCGACCAGCAACGGGACGACCGCGCTCCACGCCGCCTTCGAGGCGCTCGGCGTCGGACCGGGGGACAAGGTGGTGACGACGCCCTACTCGTTCGTGGCCAGCGCGAACGCGGTCCGGCTCGCCGGCGCCGAGCCGGTGTTCGCCGACGTCGACCCCGACACCTTCAATCTCGACCCCGACGCGGTCGAGGCGGTCGTCCGCGAGGACGACGACGTCGCCGCGGTCATGCCGGTCCACCTCTACGGCCTGGCCGCCGACATGGACCGGCTCCTCGATATCGCCGACGACTACGGCCTCGCCGTCCTCGAGGACGCCTGCCAGGCCCACGGCGCGGAGTTCCGCGGCCGGCGGGTCGGGTCGCTCGGCGACGCGGCCTGCTTCTCGATGTACCCGACCAAGAACATGACCACGGGCGAGGGCGGGATGATAACCACCGACCGCGCCGACGTGGCCGAGCGGGCCGAGAGCTTCGTCAACCACGGCCGGCCGCCCGAGGGCGGCTACGAGCACGTCAGACTCGGCCACAACTTCCGGATGACATCGCTGGCCGCGGCCATCGGTCGGGTCCAGCTCGACCGACTGGCCGACTACAACGCGGCCCGGCGGTCGAACGCCGCCTACCTCACCGACGCGCTGGCCGAGGCCGACGTGGTCACCCCGACCGAGCCCGACGACCGCCGGCACGTCTACCACCAGTACACCGTCCTGACCGACGACCGGGACGGGCTGGCCGATTACCTCGACGACGCGGGCGTGAGCACCGGCGTCTACTACCCGACGCCCATCCACGAGCAGCCCGCCTACGAGGGCGTGGACCGCGACGCACCGGTCGCCGAGCGGACAGCCGACCGGGCGCTGTCGCTGCCGGTCCACCCGAACGTCACCGAACAGGACCTCCGAACCATCGCATCCACTATTCGAGAGTATGAACGCTGA
- a CDS encoding lipid II:glycine glycyltransferase FemX, protein MSVTIIENDGIRIGRATEFDHHDWNDLVERSPQAGVFHYGESLEVQADHADARIHPLVGYKGQEPVGVFPVFEKRKGGMTMAFSPAPGLWVSYLGPALLNHRKLKRRKRERRNKRFVRGCLDWIDARLGPRFTQVRPVPDYRDVRPFEWADFDVDVRHTYSVDLTPGEDEVLMSFSSDARNNIRTDGDYRVYEGGPDEIAAIISQVRSRHDEQDESYGVTADFVTDLYRGLPDGAVRPYACEIDGEFAGGMVALEFGDTVYRWQGGAKHDRDLPVNDLVDWAIMTDAMDRGVENYDLVGANEERLCGYKAKFGPELRSYYSIQKGTRVTNALSSVYQKLR, encoded by the coding sequence ATGAGCGTGACAATCATCGAAAACGACGGCATCAGAATCGGACGCGCGACGGAGTTCGACCACCACGACTGGAACGACCTGGTCGAGCGGTCCCCCCAGGCGGGGGTCTTCCACTACGGGGAGTCCCTCGAAGTCCAGGCCGACCACGCCGACGCCCGGATCCACCCGCTGGTGGGGTACAAGGGCCAGGAGCCGGTCGGCGTCTTCCCCGTCTTCGAGAAGCGGAAGGGCGGGATGACGATGGCGTTCTCGCCCGCGCCCGGCCTCTGGGTGTCGTACCTCGGGCCTGCGCTGCTGAACCACCGGAAGCTCAAGCGCCGCAAGCGCGAGCGCCGGAACAAGCGGTTCGTCCGGGGGTGTCTCGACTGGATCGACGCTCGGCTCGGCCCCAGGTTCACGCAGGTCCGGCCCGTCCCGGACTACCGGGACGTCCGCCCCTTCGAGTGGGCCGACTTCGACGTCGACGTGCGCCACACCTACTCGGTCGACCTCACGCCCGGCGAGGACGAGGTGCTGATGTCGTTCTCGAGCGACGCCCGGAACAACATCCGGACCGACGGCGACTACCGGGTGTACGAGGGCGGCCCCGACGAGATCGCCGCGATCATCTCGCAGGTCCGGTCGCGCCACGACGAGCAGGACGAGAGTTACGGGGTGACCGCCGACTTCGTGACCGACCTCTACCGGGGGCTCCCCGACGGCGCGGTCCGGCCCTACGCTTGCGAGATCGACGGCGAGTTCGCGGGCGGGATGGTCGCGCTGGAGTTCGGCGACACGGTCTACCGGTGGCAGGGCGGCGCCAAGCACGACCGGGACCTCCCTGTCAACGACCTGGTCGACTGGGCGATCATGACCGACGCGATGGACCGCGGGGTCGAGAATTACGACCTGGTGGGCGCAAACGAGGAGCGCCTCTGCGGCTACAAGGCCAAGTTCGGCCCCGAGCTCCGGTCGTACTACTCGATCCAGAAGGGGACCCGGGTCACCAACGCGCTGTCGAGCGTCTACCAGAAGCTGCGCTGA
- the glmM gene encoding phosphoglucosamine mutase: MFGTSGVRGRVGDEVTCDLALSVGRALASEGYDRVVVGRDARGSGRMLADAAVAGLRECGADVVRLGEAATPTVARSVGWRDADAGLVVTASHNPAPDNGLKLWNPSGQAFDERQRETIASRVREDDYDLRPWDELGDATEWDGATERHAEALARAAAPGDLSVVVDVGNGVGQVTAEALRRLGHDVQTLNERPDGSFPARPSEPTAENCRALSAFVAAGGDGGFDADLGIAHDGDADRMRAVTERGEFVAGDLLLALFAREAASAGDEVAVPVDTSLAVADLLETQGVSVSRTRVGDVYVAERATDPGVAFGGEPSGAWIWPGETLCPDGPLAACRLAGLVSRMGSLDALVGEVERYPLRRGNVETDRKEEIVACVRERVRDAYDDVTTLDGVRAGTDDGWFLVRASGTQPLVRVTAEARSESRTDELFAEARSLVEDARP, encoded by the coding sequence ATGTTCGGAACCAGCGGCGTCCGCGGACGCGTCGGCGACGAGGTGACCTGCGACCTCGCGCTCTCGGTCGGGCGCGCGCTCGCCAGCGAGGGGTACGACCGGGTGGTGGTCGGCCGGGACGCCCGCGGGAGCGGCCGGATGCTGGCCGACGCCGCGGTCGCGGGCCTCCGGGAGTGCGGCGCCGACGTCGTCCGGCTGGGCGAGGCCGCGACCCCCACCGTGGCCCGGAGCGTCGGCTGGCGCGACGCCGACGCCGGGCTGGTGGTGACCGCCAGCCACAACCCCGCGCCCGACAACGGGCTGAAGCTCTGGAACCCCTCGGGTCAGGCGTTCGACGAGCGCCAGCGCGAGACCATCGCCTCGCGCGTGCGCGAAGACGACTACGACCTCCGGCCCTGGGACGAGCTCGGCGACGCGACCGAGTGGGACGGCGCGACCGAGCGCCACGCCGAGGCGCTGGCCCGGGCGGCCGCGCCCGGCGACCTCTCCGTCGTCGTCGACGTCGGCAACGGCGTCGGTCAGGTCACGGCCGAGGCGCTCCGCCGGCTCGGCCACGACGTCCAGACGCTCAACGAGCGGCCCGACGGCTCCTTCCCGGCCCGGCCGAGCGAGCCGACCGCCGAGAACTGCCGGGCGCTCTCGGCGTTCGTGGCGGCCGGCGGGGACGGCGGCTTCGACGCCGACCTCGGCATCGCCCACGACGGCGACGCCGACCGGATGCGGGCGGTCACGGAGCGCGGCGAGTTCGTCGCCGGCGACCTGCTGCTCGCGCTGTTCGCCCGCGAGGCCGCGAGCGCGGGCGACGAGGTGGCGGTCCCGGTCGACACCAGCCTCGCGGTCGCCGACCTGCTCGAGACCCAGGGCGTGTCGGTCTCGCGCACGCGCGTGGGCGACGTGTACGTGGCCGAGCGCGCGACCGACCCGGGCGTCGCCTTCGGCGGCGAGCCCAGCGGTGCGTGGATCTGGCCTGGCGAGACCCTCTGCCCGGACGGTCCGCTGGCTGCGTGCCGACTCGCGGGGCTGGTCTCCCGGATGGGGTCGCTCGACGCGCTGGTCGGCGAGGTCGAGCGCTACCCGCTCCGGCGGGGCAACGTCGAGACCGACCGGAAGGAGGAGATCGTCGCGTGCGTCCGCGAGCGGGTCCGCGACGCCTACGACGACGTGACGACCCTCGACGGGGTGCGGGCGGGGACCGACGACGGCTGGTTCCTGGTGCGGGCCAGCGGGACCCAGCCGCTGGTCCGGGTGACCGCGGAGGCCAGGAGCGAGTCCCGGACCGACGAACTGTTCGCGGAGGCCCGTTCGCTGGTCGAGGACGCGCGGCCGTAG